A single Gammaproteobacteria bacterium DNA region contains:
- a CDS encoding DsrE family protein, which translates to MRMRRFFAFTLFSLAGAIALFGTTAHAGTEDEINDILAQNDAPFGVVFEIVEGSGKALQWAIPAVNGYVKRLRERFPDIGLAVVSHGNEQFGLMTSQQSEQAQMHKTVQSLVASDVPVHVCGTHASWRGKDAEDFPDYVDVAPAGPTEIRNYEAMGYVLVVVRKD; encoded by the coding sequence ATGCGTATGCGCCGCTTTTTCGCTTTCACCCTGTTCAGCCTTGCCGGGGCCATCGCCCTTTTCGGCACCACGGCCCACGCCGGCACCGAGGATGAGATCAATGACATTCTCGCCCAGAACGACGCCCCCTTCGGGGTGGTGTTTGAGATCGTTGAAGGCAGCGGCAAGGCGCTGCAATGGGCCATTCCCGCCGTCAATGGCTACGTCAAACGGCTGCGCGAGCGCTTTCCTGATATCGGTCTGGCCGTTGTCTCGCATGGCAACGAACAGTTTGGTCTGATGACCAGCCAGCAGAGCGAACAGGCGCAGATGCACAAGACCGTCCAGTCCCTGGTCGCCAGCGACGTGCCGGTGCACGTCTGCGGCACCCACGCCTCCTGGCGCGGCAAGGACGCCGAAGACTTCCCCGATTACGTCGACGTGGCCCCCGCCGGCCCCACCGAGATTCGCAACTATGAGGCCATGGGTTATGTGCTCGTGGTGGTTAGGAAGGATTAA
- a CDS encoding TerB family tellurite resistance protein, translated as MIKRFKQFFEKHLSPPADDEVVDQDRLHLATAALLVEMTRADGEVREDEQAAVARAISRTFNIDAQKTAELIELAESEIADATCYHQFTSLINRHFSRPQKAQVVEMLWEVAYADAEMEKYEEHLLRRLSDLLYVPHADFIQSKLRVRRRLGLE; from the coding sequence ATGATCAAACGCTTTAAACAATTCTTTGAAAAACACCTGTCGCCACCGGCCGATGACGAAGTCGTGGATCAGGATCGGCTGCACCTGGCCACGGCGGCGCTGCTGGTGGAGATGACGCGCGCCGACGGCGAGGTCCGCGAGGACGAGCAGGCCGCCGTGGCGCGGGCAATATCCAGGACCTTCAATATCGATGCACAGAAAACGGCGGAGCTGATCGAGCTGGCGGAATCGGAGATCGCCGACGCCACCTGTTATCACCAGTTCACCTCCCTGATCAACAGGCACTTTTCCAGGCCGCAGAAGGCGCAGGTGGTGGAGATGTTGTGGGAGGTGGCCTACGCCGATGCGGAGATGGAAAAATACGAAGAGCACCTGCTGCGCCGGCTTTCCGATCTGCTGTACGTACCACATGCCGACTTTATCCAGTCCAAGCTGCGGGTCAGGCGGCGTCTGGGGCTGGAGTAG
- a CDS encoding alanine--glyoxylate aminotransferase family protein — protein sequence MATDAPTITTFIPPVRTLMGPGPSDVHPRILNAMARPTIGHLDPQFVALMDEMKTLLQYAFQTENPLTIPVSAPGSAGMETCFVNLVEPGDTVVVCQNGVFGGRMKENVERCGAIPVMVEDDWGMPVDPNRLEEVLKAHPEATTVAFVHAETSTGAQSDAETLTRIAHQHGCLVIVDAVTSLGGTPIRVDEWGIDAIYSGSQKCLSCTPGLSPVSFSEAAIARIKGRKTKVQSWFMDLNLMMGYWGEGAKRAYHHTAPVNTLYGLHEALVILQDEGLEQAWARHQANHLALRSGIEAMGLSFVVPEAARLPQLNAVTIPAGVDEAAVRGRLLNQFNLEIGAGLGALAGKVWRIGLMGHASSAKNVMFCLGALDTVLTDMGAPIDSGVAVAAAQGALS from the coding sequence ATGGCGACTGATGCCCCCACTATTACGACATTTATCCCGCCAGTGCGCACCCTCATGGGCCCCGGCCCGTCAGACGTCCATCCGCGCATCCTCAATGCCATGGCGCGGCCCACCATTGGGCATCTGGATCCGCAGTTTGTGGCGCTCATGGACGAGATGAAGACCCTGTTGCAATATGCCTTTCAGACCGAAAATCCGCTGACCATCCCGGTCTCCGCCCCCGGTTCGGCCGGTATGGAGACCTGTTTCGTGAACCTGGTGGAGCCCGGCGACACGGTGGTGGTGTGCCAGAACGGGGTGTTTGGTGGGCGGATGAAGGAGAACGTCGAGCGCTGTGGCGCAATCCCGGTGATGGTGGAAGACGACTGGGGCATGCCGGTGGACCCGAACAGGCTGGAAGAGGTGCTGAAGGCCCACCCCGAGGCGACCACGGTGGCCTTTGTGCATGCGGAGACCTCCACGGGCGCGCAGTCAGACGCCGAAACGCTTACCCGGATCGCCCATCAGCACGGCTGCCTGGTGATTGTGGATGCGGTGACCTCGCTAGGCGGCACCCCCATCCGGGTGGATGAGTGGGGGATCGATGCCATCTATTCGGGCTCGCAAAAGTGCCTGTCCTGTACCCCGGGCCTGTCGCCGGTGAGCTTCAGCGAGGCTGCCATCGCCCGTATCAAGGGCCGCAAGACCAAGGTGCAGAGCTGGTTTATGGACCTGAATCTGATGATGGGTTACTGGGGTGAGGGCGCCAAGCGCGCCTATCACCACACCGCGCCGGTCAACACCCTGTATGGCCTGCACGAGGCGCTGGTGATCCTGCAGGATGAGGGGTTGGAACAGGCCTGGGCCCGCCATCAGGCGAATCACCTGGCCCTGCGTTCCGGTATCGAGGCCATGGGCCTGAGCTTTGTGGTGCCCGAGGCGGCGCGCCTGCCCCAGCTCAATGCCGTGACCATCCCGGCGGGTGTGGACGAGGCCGCCGTGCGCGGGCGTCTGCTCAACCAGTTCAATCTGGAGATCGGCGCCGGCCTGGGCGCCCTGGCCGGCAAGGTCTGGCGCATCGGCCTGATGGGCCACGCCTCCAGCGCCAAGAACGTGATGTTCTGTCTGGGCGCGCTGGATACCGTGTTGACCGACATGGGCGCCCCCATCGACAGCGGCGTGGCGGTGGCGGCGGCGCAGGGCGCGCTGAGCTAA
- a CDS encoding TonB-dependent receptor → MNRHFGRETRRAGWGIILLLNLWIPWSVQAADAELDAALQDLLGVLDQETKIATRTKMNIDFVPGMVSVLYGEDLVDRGVRDAGEALALIPGIELSMSTDGTMLVFVRGVGSVFASGKIKVMLNGVAFNSTLSVASTALSIPTDQIQRIEVIRGPGSTIYGEFAYSGVVNIITRKQQDQAFVRYSDLGQATLGAVLTQGRPGEDWHTSLSVSATNMDGDNVESGPDVLRNFPALTQAPGETNEREVDRALLLHTRYRAFDFSAQWSRVESGDHFGIAHALPGQGQELIRKVDMLAVDGGWDFSRGQHIEGRVTAGWLDYSLDSGLHQIYPPGFGGPGVFPNGVIASPNHEERKYHAGLELNYSGIEDHEFLLGMDWSYTEQGDVYAERNYNPLTFTPIPLAKYTGDENWLGEDLERRLWAVFVQDQFAASERLTITAGLRFDSYDDVGHATSPRLAAVYQLSEQQTLKVQYASAFRPPTFLETATKNNPIVAGNPDIESETIDTFELGYIFNNGITVGRATLFYGDLHDLIVIDTAAVPNTYTNAGEVHISGAELEYARKLGTRFKIDANLTLQQMHNNANDKPLPDVAGRLANLGLIYQPSRKYSIAGQYRYVGERQRAPGDPRDNLDSYQTVDVTATARNVVAEMTIRGGIKNLFDADVVYPSPLTNFGGSVIPTYPEDYPRPGREYWLQMDVRF, encoded by the coding sequence ATGAATAGACATTTTGGAAGGGAAACGAGGCGGGCGGGGTGGGGCATCATCCTGCTGCTGAACCTGTGGATACCCTGGAGCGTGCAGGCGGCGGATGCCGAGCTGGACGCCGCCCTGCAGGACCTGCTGGGGGTGCTGGATCAGGAGACCAAGATCGCCACCCGCACCAAGATGAACATCGACTTCGTGCCGGGCATGGTCTCGGTGCTGTATGGAGAGGACCTGGTCGATCGCGGGGTGCGGGATGCGGGCGAGGCGCTGGCGCTGATCCCCGGTATCGAGCTGTCCATGTCCACCGATGGCACCATGCTGGTGTTTGTGCGCGGCGTGGGCTCGGTATTTGCCTCGGGCAAGATCAAGGTGATGCTCAACGGGGTGGCGTTTAACTCTACCCTGAGTGTGGCCAGCACTGCGCTGTCCATTCCCACCGATCAGATTCAACGCATCGAGGTGATCCGTGGGCCGGGTTCGACCATCTATGGCGAGTTCGCCTACAGCGGGGTGGTCAATATCATCACCCGCAAGCAACAGGACCAGGCCTTCGTGCGTTACAGCGATCTGGGGCAGGCGACCCTGGGCGCGGTGTTGACCCAGGGCCGGCCGGGTGAAGACTGGCATACCAGTCTCAGTGTCTCCGCCACCAATATGGACGGCGACAATGTGGAGTCCGGCCCGGATGTGCTGCGAAATTTCCCGGCCCTGACCCAGGCGCCCGGGGAGACCAATGAGCGAGAGGTCGATCGCGCCCTGTTATTGCACACCCGTTATCGGGCTTTCGACTTTTCGGCCCAGTGGTCAAGGGTGGAGAGCGGGGATCACTTCGGTATCGCGCACGCCCTGCCGGGGCAGGGCCAGGAGCTGATCCGTAAGGTCGATATGCTGGCAGTGGACGGCGGCTGGGATTTTTCGCGGGGTCAGCATATTGAGGGGCGGGTCACGGCGGGCTGGCTGGATTACAGCCTGGATTCGGGACTGCATCAGATTTATCCGCCCGGGTTTGGCGGGCCAGGGGTGTTTCCCAATGGCGTGATCGCCAGCCCCAATCACGAAGAGCGAAAATACCATGCGGGGCTGGAGCTGAACTACAGCGGCATCGAGGATCACGAGTTCCTGCTGGGGATGGACTGGTCGTATACCGAGCAGGGCGATGTGTATGCCGAGCGTAACTACAATCCGCTAACCTTTACGCCCATACCACTGGCGAAATACACCGGGGACGAAAACTGGTTGGGAGAAGACCTGGAGCGCCGCCTGTGGGCCGTGTTTGTCCAGGACCAGTTTGCCGCCAGCGAGCGGTTGACCATCACCGCCGGCCTGCGTTTCGACAGCTATGACGACGTGGGTCACGCCACCAGCCCGCGCCTGGCCGCGGTGTATCAGTTGTCGGAACAGCAAACGCTGAAGGTGCAATATGCCAGCGCCTTTCGACCGCCCACCTTTCTGGAGACAGCCACAAAAAACAATCCCATTGTGGCAGGCAATCCCGACATCGAGTCGGAGACCATCGACACCTTCGAGCTGGGTTATATTTTCAATAACGGCATCACCGTGGGCAGGGCGACCCTGTTCTATGGTGATCTCCACGACCTGATCGTGATCGACACTGCGGCGGTGCCGAACACCTACACCAATGCCGGCGAGGTCCACATTAGCGGTGCCGAGCTCGAGTACGCACGCAAACTGGGCACCCGTTTCAAGATCGACGCCAATCTGACCCTGCAACAAATGCACAACAACGCGAATGACAAGCCGCTGCCGGATGTGGCGGGGCGGTTGGCCAACCTGGGCCTGATCTATCAACCCAGCCGCAAATACAGCATCGCCGGCCAATACCGTTATGTGGGCGAACGGCAGCGCGCCCCCGGCGATCCGCGTGACAATCTCGATAGCTATCAGACCGTCGATGTGACCGCCACGGCCAGAAACGTCGTGGCGGAAATGACGATCCGTGGCGGGATAAAAAACCTGTTCGACGCCGATGTCGTGTATCCCTCGCCATTAACCAATTTTGGCGGTTCGGTGATTCCCACCTATCCCGAGGATTATCCGCGACCGGGCAGGGAGTACTGGCTACAGATGGATGTGCGTTTCTAA
- a CDS encoding ATP-binding protein yields MSSVFSRLTTRVSLAMVLVVALSMAMLVRHWIYVTAPTLKAAEQTKAELLVTPYTQLLETAVDTNNQKHLEAILNQLIVLEDPTYKQPIVVGLKVTLMDGTVFDRRNKVSADSVPFHAESPIFSPTTMHLLGSVELEYNDAFYKRVIDEVWWEVVWSIGLAFLLLIAMELWVRRLLNPMTELSNRLATLNIDSQVALPPAGRSMSSEIRQVWSALDLLFARLRQRDRALEREHAAAQHALQAKLDAEAVSKEKSQFLANMSHELRTPLNAIIGYSEMLYEEVGASGNAEMAGDLVRIVSSGRHLLSLISDVLDLSKIEAGKMQLYLDGYGLRQLVDDVVVNVKPMIAANGNTLSVECDSDIGSIYADIPKLKQALINLMGNAAKFTHAGNISLSVERVAGAGVEWIVFRVADTGIGISDEQKNILFKAFTQADESTTREYGGTGLGLTISRSVCRLMGGDITVESQQGKGSTFTIKVPATVEEPHATESGVGRPVAEKKSVSNDGECRNVDAQRARQPMILVIDNDPFMPDLLERSLDEDGYCVEVVDNGKAGLERAMELMPDLILLDVVLPGVGGWSILSQLKDEPLLASIPVIMHSMIDERATAMSLGAADYIIKPADHATLVECINRNLQAPGGPRNA; encoded by the coding sequence ATGAGTAGTGTTTTCTCCCGACTGACGACCCGTGTCTCGCTTGCCATGGTGCTGGTCGTGGCCCTGAGCATGGCGATGCTGGTCCGGCACTGGATCTATGTCACGGCACCGACCCTGAAGGCAGCCGAGCAGACCAAGGCGGAATTGCTGGTGACGCCGTACACCCAGTTGCTGGAAACGGCGGTGGATACGAATAATCAAAAACACCTGGAAGCTATTCTGAATCAGCTGATTGTGCTGGAGGATCCCACCTACAAGCAGCCGATCGTGGTGGGCCTGAAAGTCACTCTGATGGATGGAACCGTGTTTGATCGACGCAATAAGGTGTCGGCGGACTCCGTGCCGTTTCATGCAGAGTCACCGATATTCTCGCCAACCACAATGCACTTACTGGGCAGTGTAGAGCTTGAATATAACGATGCCTTTTACAAGCGGGTCATCGATGAGGTCTGGTGGGAGGTGGTCTGGTCGATTGGTCTGGCGTTTCTGCTGCTGATTGCCATGGAGCTGTGGGTGCGCCGATTGCTGAATCCCATGACCGAACTCTCCAATCGACTGGCAACGCTGAATATCGATTCACAGGTGGCCCTGCCGCCTGCCGGGCGTTCCATGAGCAGTGAAATACGCCAGGTATGGAGTGCGCTGGATCTGCTGTTTGCACGACTGCGTCAGCGCGACCGGGCCCTGGAGAGGGAGCATGCCGCGGCTCAGCACGCCTTGCAGGCGAAGCTGGATGCGGAGGCGGTGAGCAAGGAGAAGAGCCAGTTTCTGGCCAATATGAGCCACGAATTGCGTACCCCATTGAATGCCATTATCGGCTATAGCGAGATGCTGTATGAAGAGGTGGGCGCCTCCGGTAATGCGGAAATGGCGGGAGATCTGGTGCGCATTGTCAGCTCGGGACGACATCTCCTTTCATTGATCAGTGATGTGCTGGATCTGTCGAAGATCGAGGCAGGCAAAATGCAGTTATATCTTGATGGCTATGGATTAAGACAGTTGGTGGATGATGTCGTTGTCAATGTTAAACCCATGATCGCCGCCAACGGCAATACGCTTTCGGTGGAGTGCGATAGCGACATCGGTAGCATCTATGCCGATATTCCGAAGTTGAAACAGGCGCTTATTAATCTCATGGGTAATGCTGCAAAGTTCACCCACGCGGGCAACATTAGCCTAAGTGTTGAGCGTGTAGCTGGCGCAGGTGTGGAGTGGATAGTGTTTCGGGTGGCGGATACCGGGATTGGTATCAGCGATGAGCAGAAGAATATCCTGTTTAAGGCGTTTACGCAGGCAGATGAATCGACCACCCGTGAATATGGTGGCACGGGTCTGGGGCTGACGATCAGTCGCAGTGTCTGTCGTCTGATGGGTGGGGATATCACGGTGGAGAGTCAGCAGGGCAAAGGCTCCACGTTTACGATAAAAGTCCCTGCCACCGTTGAGGAACCGCATGCGACAGAAAGCGGGGTTGGTCGGCCTGTCGCTGAAAAAAAGTCCGTGTCCAATGATGGCGAGTGCAGAAATGTCGATGCGCAGCGGGCGCGGCAACCAATGATTCTGGTGATCGATAATGATCCCTTTATGCCGGACCTGCTGGAGCGGTCGCTGGATGAAGACGGTTATTGTGTTGAGGTTGTCGACAACGGAAAGGCAGGCCTTGAGCGGGCCATGGAATTGATGCCCGACCTGATTTTGCTGGATGTGGTGCTGCCCGGTGTCGGCGGCTGGTCAATATTGTCACAGTTAAAGGATGAGCCATTGCTGGCGTCTATCCCGGTGATTATGCATAGCATGATCGATGAGCGCGCAACCGCGATGAGCCTGGGCGCGGCCGATTATATTATCAAGCCCGCGGACCACGCTACGTTGGTGGAATGCATCAATAGAAATCTACAGGCTCCGGGAGGCCCCCGTAATGCGTGA
- a CDS encoding response regulator, with protein sequence MSMARQDMILGNDASFSVLIVDDNEMNRDLLMRRLGDCGFQLATAENGKDALVMMRQQAFDLVLLDIMMPVMDGYETLELIQKDELLRRIPVIMITALDDVDCAVRCIEMGAVDYVTKPFNAVLLKARVGASLERKRLSDQEQRHRLEIEHSNQHLSEEVRAKIREISRSQLAAIFAMSKLAESRDPETGEHLERMREYCRLLSEQLSRMPKYRSIIDREFVENIYAASPLHDIGKVGIEDRVLLKPGSLTDAEWMLMKQHPIIGAETLREVDRQHPGNAFIHTGIDIAESHHEKWDGSGYPYGRSGEEIPLVARILALGDVYDALTSKRCYKDAFSHQKSRDIIAQGSGSHFDPDVVLAFFETEDEFMKVRMNFKDADQD encoded by the coding sequence ATGAGTATGGCTAGACAGGATATGATTCTGGGAAACGATGCGTCATTTTCAGTATTGATTGTTGACGATAATGAAATGAACCGGGACCTGCTGATGCGCCGCCTGGGGGATTGCGGCTTTCAGTTGGCCACGGCGGAAAATGGCAAGGATGCACTGGTGATGATGCGTCAACAGGCGTTTGATCTGGTGTTGCTGGATATCATGATGCCAGTGATGGATGGCTACGAGACCCTGGAACTGATACAGAAGGATGAGCTGCTGCGGCGCATCCCGGTAATTATGATCACTGCGCTGGATGATGTGGATTGTGCGGTGCGCTGTATCGAGATGGGCGCGGTGGATTATGTGACCAAACCCTTTAATGCGGTGTTGCTGAAGGCGCGCGTCGGCGCGAGTCTGGAGCGTAAGCGCCTGAGTGATCAGGAGCAGCGCCATAGACTGGAGATTGAGCACAGTAATCAGCATTTATCCGAGGAGGTGCGGGCCAAGATCCGCGAAATCTCCCGCTCGCAGTTGGCGGCGATTTTCGCCATGTCAAAACTGGCGGAGTCTCGCGACCCGGAAACCGGTGAACACCTTGAGCGTATGCGCGAGTATTGCCGCTTGCTGTCTGAACAATTGAGCCGGATGCCAAAGTATCGATCGATTATTGATCGTGAGTTTGTCGAAAATATTTATGCGGCCAGCCCCCTGCATGACATCGGCAAGGTTGGGATTGAGGACCGCGTGTTGCTGAAGCCGGGGTCCCTAACCGACGCCGAATGGATGCTGATGAAGCAGCATCCCATCATTGGCGCGGAGACCCTGCGTGAGGTGGATCGGCAGCACCCGGGTAATGCCTTCATTCATACCGGGATCGATATCGCGGAAAGCCATCATGAAAAATGGGACGGCTCTGGTTATCCCTACGGGCGGTCCGGTGAGGAGATTCCCCTGGTGGCGCGCATACTTGCCCTGGGTGACGTGTATGATGCGCTTACCTCAAAGCGTTGTTACAAGGATGCCTTCAGTCACCAAAAGAGCCGCGACATTATTGCACAGGGCAGTGGCAGCCATTTTGACCCGGATGTGGTGCTGGCCTTCTTCGAGACGGAGGATGAGTTTATGAAGGTGAGAATGAATTTCAAGGATGCCGATCAGGACTGA
- a CDS encoding response regulator, with protein MSKVLLVEDNEMNRDMLSRRLERKGFEVVFAQDGSVAVELASSEQPALILMDMSLPVMDGWEATRRIKANPATQGIPVIALTAHAMAGDKEKAMEAGCEDYDTKPVDFPRLLGKIESLIGG; from the coding sequence ATGTCGAAAGTGTTATTGGTGGAAGACAATGAGATGAATCGTGACATGTTGTCGCGACGCCTGGAGCGAAAGGGTTTTGAGGTGGTGTTTGCGCAAGACGGCAGCGTTGCCGTGGAGCTGGCCAGCTCGGAACAGCCGGCACTGATCTTGATGGATATGAGTCTGCCGGTCATGGATGGTTGGGAGGCGACGCGCCGCATCAAGGCGAATCCCGCGACCCAGGGCATCCCGGTTATTGCCCTCACGGCCCACGCGATGGCGGGGGATAAGGAAAAGGCGATGGAGGCGGGGTGTGAGGATTACGATACAAAGCCCGTAGATTTTCCACGGTTACTGGGCAAGATTGAATCCCTGATTGGCGGTTGA
- a CDS encoding Rsd/AlgQ family anti-sigma factor, translated as MLSENRTIPERRARSHQEINDLVETRTGALALYSELASRQPFKPEQDTQRLLQTFCESLIDYTASAHFQLYRHIDEDRERRQPIRSIADEVYPNISNITQQILDFNDKYDCEDHCGDFSHLAHDLSDLGEKLADRIELEDRLIALLSSPRSNG; from the coding sequence ATGCTGTCTGAAAATCGCACCATTCCGGAACGTCGCGCCCGTTCACATCAGGAAATCAATGATCTGGTTGAAACCCGCACCGGCGCACTGGCGCTATACAGTGAGCTGGCCTCCCGGCAGCCCTTCAAGCCCGAGCAGGATACACAACGCCTATTGCAGACTTTCTGCGAATCCCTGATTGATTACACGGCCAGCGCCCATTTCCAGCTGTATCGGCATATTGATGAAGATCGCGAACGCCGCCAGCCGATTCGCTCCATCGCCGATGAGGTCTATCCCAACATCTCCAATATTACCCAGCAGATCCTCGACTTCAACGACAAGTATGACTGCGAAGACCACTGTGGTGACTTCAGTCATCTGGCCCATGACCTGTCCGACCTCGGTGAAAAACTGGCGGACCGTATCGAGCTTGAAGACCGCCTGATCGCGCTATTGTCCTCGCCGCGTAGCAACGGCTGA
- a CDS encoding multiheme c-type cytochrome, which translates to MIDDTDGVKRPVDKPGRGRFHTRHNGRGRCCGSLFWLVSLLCFAPAPLWAEASLTIIYSGNLDGELEPCGCSAEGNFGGIKRRATLLQRLRAENPNLVLLSAGGLLSADGPGDRLKGEYILKGMAMLDYDAIAVQWRDLAYGEAFAASVALPWVLSNSRSAIAGFQPQRLIERDAQRIAYFSWLDSKGSPMRQMQGEHGLVDEAPAALREALRQAHAQGQLTVLATDLSGQAFAEAVGLADVDILIEKAAYEVYGEPRMQEGTLIVQPGSRGMRLGRLDLSVEGGRIRTWRHAILPMPNTIPDAPQLAAWYDEYNARVKADYLQRVELRKTQTAGASPFAGEAVCQTCHAAQHQVWFDTAHATAYEKLEAVSKAFDPACIRCHVVGFDQPGGFFDINITAHLMGVQCESCHGAGQAHAAAGGSQPLANAGWTPQQMCGQCHVQKHSPGFVFDRYWPKIAH; encoded by the coding sequence ATGATCGATGATACGGATGGCGTGAAACGGCCAGTCGACAAGCCGGGCAGGGGACGATTTCACACGCGGCATAACGGGCGAGGTCGCTGCTGCGGGTCCTTGTTCTGGCTGGTGAGTCTGCTGTGTTTTGCGCCGGCCCCGCTGTGGGCCGAGGCGTCACTGACGATCATCTACTCCGGCAACCTTGACGGTGAGCTGGAACCCTGTGGCTGTAGCGCAGAGGGAAACTTTGGCGGCATCAAGCGGCGTGCCACCCTGTTGCAGCGGCTGCGGGCGGAGAACCCTAATCTGGTGCTGCTGTCTGCCGGCGGCCTGTTGAGTGCCGATGGCCCCGGGGATCGGCTGAAAGGCGAGTACATCCTCAAGGGAATGGCGATGCTGGATTACGATGCCATTGCCGTGCAGTGGCGTGACCTGGCCTATGGGGAGGCGTTTGCGGCGTCCGTTGCCCTGCCCTGGGTGTTGAGTAATAGCCGCAGCGCCATCGCCGGTTTTCAGCCCCAGCGTCTGATCGAGCGTGACGCTCAGCGTATTGCCTACTTCAGCTGGCTGGATAGTAAGGGCTCACCTATGCGTCAGATGCAGGGTGAACACGGGCTGGTGGATGAGGCCCCCGCCGCCCTGCGCGAGGCCCTGCGGCAGGCCCACGCGCAGGGGCAATTGACGGTGCTGGCCACGGATCTCAGCGGCCAGGCGTTTGCCGAAGCGGTGGGCCTCGCCGATGTCGATATCCTGATCGAAAAGGCCGCCTACGAGGTGTACGGCGAGCCGCGCATGCAGGAGGGCACTCTGATCGTGCAGCCCGGCTCGCGGGGAATGCGGCTGGGTCGCCTGGACCTGAGTGTGGAGGGCGGACGTATCCGGACCTGGCGGCATGCGATCCTGCCCATGCCGAATACAATTCCCGATGCCCCCCAGTTGGCGGCCTGGTACGACGAATACAATGCCCGCGTGAAGGCTGACTATCTGCAGCGGGTCGAGCTCCGCAAGACCCAAACGGCAGGCGCCAGCCCTTTTGCGGGCGAGGCGGTGTGCCAGACCTGTCATGCCGCCCAGCATCAGGTCTGGTTTGATACTGCCCACGCCACCGCCTACGAGAAGCTGGAGGCGGTGAGCAAGGCCTTCGACCCGGCCTGTATCCGCTGTCACGTGGTCGGCTTTGATCAGCCCGGCGGTTTTTTTGACATCAATATCACCGCCCATCTGATGGGGGTGCAGTGTGAATCCTGTCACGGCGCCGGACAGGCGCATGCGGCGGCCGGTGGCAGTCAGCCGCTGGCCAACGCCGGCTGGACTCCGCAACAGATGTGCGGCCAGTGCCATGTGCAGAAACACAGTCCGGGATTTGTATTCGACCGCTACTGGCCGAAGATCGCCCATTAG
- a CDS encoding ammonium transporter, producing the protein MEAMQSGSNVLFILLGAIMVLAMHAGFAFLEVGTVRKKNQVNALVKIIVDFAVSTIAYFFIGYSIAYGIGFMDGAQVLSEKNGYELVKFFFLLTFAAAIPAIVSGGIAERARFYPQIVATFLIVALLYPLFEGVVWNGNFGVQDWIAATFGAPFHDFAGSVVVHAMGGWIALGAVLLLGARHGRYNRDGAISAHPPSSIPFLALGAWILTVGWFGFNVMSAQTIDAVSGLVAVNSLMAMVGGILAALLVGRNDPGFVHNGPLAGLVAVCAGSDIMHPMGALVTGAVAGGLFVWTFTLTQNRWKIDDVLGVWPLHGLCGAWGGIAAGIFGLEALGGMGGVSFGAQLAGTLLGVGVALAGGLVIYGLVKKTVGIRLTQEEEYEGADLSIHKIASESSYEK; encoded by the coding sequence ATGGAAGCCATGCAGTCGGGTAGCAACGTTCTTTTCATTCTTCTGGGCGCCATTATGGTGCTGGCCATGCACGCCGGATTCGCCTTCCTGGAGGTGGGCACGGTACGCAAAAAGAATCAGGTCAATGCGCTGGTCAAGATCATCGTCGATTTTGCCGTCTCCACCATCGCCTATTTCTTCATCGGTTACAGCATCGCCTATGGCATTGGCTTCATGGATGGGGCGCAGGTGCTCAGCGAGAAAAACGGCTACGAGCTGGTGAAGTTCTTCTTTCTGCTGACCTTTGCCGCGGCGATTCCCGCCATTGTCTCCGGCGGCATCGCCGAGCGGGCGCGGTTCTACCCGCAGATTGTCGCCACTTTTTTGATTGTGGCCCTGCTGTACCCCCTGTTTGAGGGCGTGGTCTGGAACGGAAACTTCGGTGTGCAGGACTGGATCGCGGCCACCTTCGGCGCACCGTTTCATGATTTTGCCGGTTCGGTGGTGGTGCATGCCATGGGCGGCTGGATTGCCCTGGGCGCGGTGCTGTTGCTGGGTGCGCGCCACGGACGCTATAACCGGGACGGCGCCATCTCGGCCCATCCGCCCTCCAGTATTCCCTTTCTGGCCCTCGGCGCCTGGATACTGACGGTGGGCTGGTTTGGCTTCAATGTGATGTCGGCCCAGACCATCGACGCGGTCAGCGGTCTGGTGGCCGTGAACTCGCTGATGGCCATGGTCGGGGGCATCCTCGCCGCCCTGCTGGTGGGCAGGAATGACCCGGGCTTCGTGCACAACGGCCCACTGGCCGGGCTGGTGGCGGTGTGCGCCGGTTCGGACATCATGCACCCCATGGGCGCCCTGGTGACAGGTGCCGTGGCGGGTGGCCTGTTTGTGTGGACCTTCACCCTGACGCAGAACAGATGGAAGATCGATGACGTGCTGGGGGTCTGGCCACTGCACGGTCTGTGCGGGGCCTGGGGCGGGATCGCCGCCGGCATCTTCGGCCTGGAGGCCCTCGGCGGCATGGGCGGGGTGAGCTTTGGCGCGCAGCTGGCGGGCACGCTGCTGGGGGTGGGGGTCGCCCTGGCCGGTGGCTTGGTGATCTACGGCCTGGTGAAAAAGACCGTCGGCATCCGCCTGACCCAGGAGGAGGAATACGAGGGCGCCGATCTCAGCATCCACAAGATCGCCTCCGAGTCGAGTTACGAAAAGTAG